The Candoia aspera isolate rCanAsp1 chromosome 6, rCanAsp1.hap2, whole genome shotgun sequence genome has a segment encoding these proteins:
- the SFXN3 gene encoding sideroflexin-3 — translation MSEELSLLININEPRWDQSTFMGRAKHFFTVTDPRNLLLSSKALEDARRVIEDYRMGKVSPGLTEDQLWRAKYIYDSAFHPDTSEKMILIGRMSAQVPMNMTITGCMLTFYRTAPAVIFWQWMNQSFNAIVNYTNRSGDAPITVKQLGTAYISATTGAVVAALGLKSLTKHLPSIIGRYVPFAAVAAANCINIPLTRQRELKFGIPIMDEHGNRLGESKKAAQKAIVQVVISRIGMAAPAMAIPPLIMNALEKRAFLKRYPWMNAPLQIGLVGLTLVFATPLCCAFFPQKSSMCVNRLEPEVQTLIREKNSDIEVVYFNKGL, via the exons ATGTCTGAAGAACTGTCTTTGCTCATCAACATAAATGAGCCACGATGGGATCAGAGCACCTTCATGGGGAGAGCAAAGCATTTCTTCACAGTGACAGATCCCCGCAACCTTCTGCTTTCTAGCAAGGCCCTAGAAGATGCCCGAAGAGTGATAGAAGATTACAG AATGGGTAAGGTATCACCAGGCTTGACTGAGGACCAACTATGGCGGGCAAAATACATCTATGACTCTGCCTTCCATCCAGACACTAGTGAGAAGATGATCCTGATTGGACGTATGTCTGCCCAGGTGCCTATGAACATGACCATCACTGGATGCATGCTCACTTTCTACAG GACGGCCCCTGCTGTGATTTTCTGGCAATGGATGAACCAGTCATTCAATGCCATTGTCAACTATACTAACCGGAGTGGGGACGCACCTATCACTGTCAA ACAGTTGGGCACTGCTTATATCAGTGCTACTACTGGAGCTGTGGTGGCGGCCCTGGGACTCAAATCTCTCACCAAG CATTTGCCCTCAATCATTGGACGCTATGTGCCTTTTGCAGCTGTGGCAGCTGCAAACTGCATTAATATCCCATTAACAAGACAAAG GGAACTAAAGTTTGGTATCCCCATTATGGATGAACATGGGAATCGGCTGGGTGAATCGAAAAAGGCAGCTCAGAAAGCCATTGTACAAGTGGTGATTTCACGCATTGGCATGGCTGCACCTGCAATGG CCATCCCTCCTTTGATCATGAATGCCCTAGAGAAAAGAGCATTTTTGAAG CGATACCCCTGGATGAATGCTCCTCTGCAGATTGGACTGGTGGGCCTGAC TTTGGTGTTTGCTACACCTCTTTGCTGTGCATTCTTCCCACAGAAGAG